Within the Plesiomonas shigelloides genome, the region ACCAGAGAATACTTCACACGCTTTCTTGATCAGATTCTTATCTACAGTGTTCATGGCTCCCCTCCATAACTGCTTGCTTCGAGCTCTTAAACAAGAGTGATAACAAGCTCTCCCTTTAATTTGTAACACGCAATAATTTGTAAAATCGCAATAAGTTTCAGAAGCGGATCTCATCACTATGAAATCGAGGCTATCTTCGCGATTTTTGACACATTAAGCAACACCAGCCGTCACATTATTGACGCAATTATATACATCAGAAATCTCATTCGCCTACTTTTTATCCACACGAGATATTTCATTTTCGCGTTAATAACCTGCGCAGATACCGGAAAAACTCTTTTTTTGTGACAAAAAACAAAATAATTATGCAACCAATTAAGCAACTCTAGATAGGTTTATCGATCTTTTTTTGTACAAACACACAAATCTAGTCTATTTATTTATATTAAAAAACAATAACTAAATGTTTTTGTGATTAAAAATCAACACGATATGTTATTCATTTTCTTTACCCGTTCGTTTACATGTGTAACTGTTTGCGAACTTAATCACGTTAGTCTTGTATCTTTTAAAACTCTCGGTAGACTTATTACTAAGAATGGAACATTTGGGCAGGTATTTTAATACTTGCTAACAAAGGAATGTTCATTCAAGAATGACGAAAGACCTGTGAGTTTTTCGCGCAAAATTTATGCCTTTCATTGATGATAACGAGGCGCAAGATGAAAAAAACTGCAATCGCTCTGGCTCTGGCCGGTATGGCATTCGCTGCATCTACTCAAGCAGCTCCACAAGAAGGTACTTGGTACACTGGTGCTAAGCTGGGTTGGTCCAACTACTTCAGCACTGAGAAGAACCAAGATTTCTTCGGTTCTGACAACGTACTGAGCCGTTCTACTCACTTCAGCAAGAACTCTCTGGGTGGCGGTGTATTTGGTGGTTACCAAGTAAACCCATGGTTCGCAGTTGAAATGGGCTACGACTACCTGAACAAGCTGAAAAACGACAATGGCGACCTGCGTACTCAAGGTATCCAACTGAGCGGTAAGTTCAGCTACCCAGTAATGCAAGATCTGGATCTGTACACCCGTCTGGGTGCTATGGGTTACCGTGCTGACATGAAAGGTAATGCTGAAGCATCTGAATTCAACCGTCACGAAACTGGTGTTCGCGCACTGGCTGCTGTTGGTGCAGAATACGCATTCAACGACAACTGGGCTGGCCGTCTGGAATACCAATACACCAACAAACTGGGTAACAGCAACCAAGTTGGCGCTTCAGCTGACAACGGCCTGCTGACCTTCGGTGTATCTTACCGTTTCGGTCAAACTGTAGAGGCAGCCCCTGCTCCAGTTCCAGCTCCAGCTCCAGAAATCGAAACCAAGCGTTTCACTCTGACTTCTGACGTTCTGTTCAACTTCGGTAAAGCAACTCTGAAGCCAGAAGGTCAGCAAGCTCTGCAGAAGATGTACGCTGAAATCCAGAACATGGGTCTGAAAGACAAGACTGCTGTTATCATTGGTTACACTGACCGTATCGGTTCCGATGCTTTCAACATGAAGCTGTCTCAAGAGCGTGCTCAATCTGTTGCTAGCTACCTGGAAAGCCTGGGTGCTCCAGCTAACATGCTGACTGTAGAAGGTCGCGGTAAAGCTGACCCAGTAACTGGTAACAAGTGTGACGGTATCAAGAACCGTAACGCTCTGATTTCTTGCCTGGCTCCAGACCGCCGTGTAGAAATCGAAGTTCAAGGTGTTAAAGAGCAAGTTGTTGAAGCTCAGCAGTAATGCTTGAACTCTGAATAAAATAAACCCCGCATTGCGGGGTTTATTTTTTGAGTAACTCAACCAAATCTTTTCTTACTTCGTCAACTTGACTCTGATAACGCTTTTTCGTGCTCGACTCGTCCAAAAGATGCGTGATGGTCGCTGACAATGTCATTCCAAGTTCATTTGCACGCTCTGAAAGTTTCTTCCACACCGCATATTCCAAATCGATTGATTTTTTTCTCGTTGCCGTTTTTTCAGCATCGAAATAGCGCTTACGGGTCGCTCTGACTACTTGCTTAAGTTTGATATCCAGCGCCGGATTTAGATTGGCAGCAATCCATGCAGAGATTTCTTCTGGATTATTCGCACACTCTTGTAAACGCAAAACGGCATCTTCCACCGCACTGCTTTCTGTGTAGTGCGTGATATTTTCACCTGCCTGCGCTTTTTTGACCAAGTATTTCCATTTCCAACCACTTTCTAAATTGTCAAGTTGTTGATATTTCATTGTTAAAATCTCAGCGGGCGGTATATTCTAAACGAAAATCATGATAACAAATGCAGACACAGTGCGCTTACATACAAGCGCCGTATCATAGGGTAAATTTGTTATAATCTCACTCTCAATTCATTATGCAGTGTACGAACTTGACTAAACAAGAACTCGAATGGCAGCAACTTTTGCCGAATACTGAACAGTACATGCCGCTATTTTCCAGCGCGGATGAACAACCACCTTACTCATTCCTAGATATTCAGCCAAGACTTGCCGACAGTCTGGATCGTTTTTGTCGTCTTCGCACTAATCCATCGTTCCTGCTAGTGAAAGGCAAAGAAAACCAACGCTACCTTTCTCTGCTCGCCGAAGCGGTACGTGAGCGTATACCGCCTCTAGAAGAGACAATAGGCTTTCATTATCAGTTTGATAGCCATACGTTACGCGTTAATGGTGCATCTGCGACATCCGATGCCGATAATTTCGCCGCAAATACGGTCTGTGCCTATGCTGAATGGGTCTCGTGGGAACAGTTATTCGGTAGCGTTAAAGAGTTCAATAACCAGATTATTATGGAGCCAGGACTTATCCATAAAGCCAATGGTGGTTATTTAGTTCTTCCTCTTCGCACACTGCTCATTCAGCCCGAAATCTGGTTACAACTGCGAAAAACCCTGCTGAGTAAACAATTCCAGTGGTGTAATGCAAACGACAGCAAACCATTACCGCTACCTATTCCTTCCATGCCACTTGATCTGCGCCTCATTTTAGTCGGCGATCGTTTCAGCATGGCTGAATTCGGCGAGCTTGAGCCGGATCTGGATACTCTTTCAA harbors:
- the ompA gene encoding porin OmpA, whose translation is MKKTAIALALAGMAFAASTQAAPQEGTWYTGAKLGWSNYFSTEKNQDFFGSDNVLSRSTHFSKNSLGGGVFGGYQVNPWFAVEMGYDYLNKLKNDNGDLRTQGIQLSGKFSYPVMQDLDLYTRLGAMGYRADMKGNAEASEFNRHETGVRALAAVGAEYAFNDNWAGRLEYQYTNKLGNSNQVGASADNGLLTFGVSYRFGQTVEAAPAPVPAPAPEIETKRFTLTSDVLFNFGKATLKPEGQQALQKMYAEIQNMGLKDKTAVIIGYTDRIGSDAFNMKLSQERAQSVASYLESLGAPANMLTVEGRGKADPVTGNKCDGIKNRNALISCLAPDRRVEIEVQGVKEQVVEAQQ
- the matP gene encoding macrodomain Ter protein MatP, with the protein product MKYQQLDNLESGWKWKYLVKKAQAGENITHYTESSAVEDAVLRLQECANNPEEISAWIAANLNPALDIKLKQVVRATRKRYFDAEKTATRKKSIDLEYAVWKKLSERANELGMTLSATITHLLDESSTKKRYQSQVDEVRKDLVELLKK